Proteins from a single region of Corynebacterium casei LMG S-19264:
- the glfT1 gene encoding galactofuranosyltransferase GlfT1 — protein MPNKRTTAPKIAPLSAAGSTAAVIVTHNRVELLRASLEQVVSQTHPVKWVIVVDNGADDAVKQLVDDLAGSRAVYVPSETNLGGAGGFALGFLTALSLGADAIWCADDDGRPADAEVLVELYRVAEANALHEVSPAVCNINDPGALAFPLRQGLVWRRRMEELEGDFLPGIASLFNGALISAKAMEIIGVPDYRLFIRGDEVEYHRRLVNSGLSFGTALTCAYLHPDGADEFKPILGGKMHTQYPEGDFKRYFTYRNRGYLLWQRGMRKLLPQEFARFGWFFLIQQHDPKGFAKWLMLHNRGRREDFRRPENG, from the coding sequence ATGCCCAATAAGCGCACTACTGCCCCAAAGATTGCCCCGCTATCCGCTGCCGGTTCCACCGCCGCGGTGATTGTCACCCACAACCGTGTGGAATTGCTGCGCGCATCCCTGGAGCAAGTAGTGTCACAGACCCACCCCGTCAAGTGGGTCATTGTTGTAGACAACGGCGCCGATGACGCAGTAAAGCAGCTTGTCGATGATCTCGCGGGCTCCCGTGCTGTCTACGTACCATCGGAGACCAACCTGGGCGGCGCCGGCGGCTTTGCCTTGGGATTTTTGACCGCCCTGTCCCTGGGCGCCGATGCCATTTGGTGCGCCGACGACGACGGCCGCCCAGCGGATGCCGAAGTACTCGTTGAGCTCTACCGCGTGGCTGAGGCAAATGCCCTGCACGAAGTCTCCCCGGCTGTGTGCAACATCAACGACCCCGGTGCGCTGGCCTTCCCGCTGCGTCAGGGACTGGTGTGGCGACGCCGCATGGAAGAGCTCGAAGGCGACTTCCTGCCCGGCATCGCCTCCCTGTTCAACGGCGCGCTGATTTCGGCCAAAGCTATGGAAATCATCGGTGTCCCCGACTACCGCCTGTTCATCCGCGGTGATGAAGTGGAATACCACCGCCGCCTGGTCAACTCCGGGCTGAGCTTCGGCACCGCGCTCACCTGCGCCTACCTGCACCCCGATGGCGCCGATGAGTTCAAACCAATCCTCGGCGGCAAAATGCACACCCAATACCCCGAAGGCGATTTCAAACGCTACTTCACCTACCGCAACCGCGGCTACCTGCTGTGGCAGCGCGGTATGCGTAAGTTACTGCCCCAAGAATTCGCGCGCTTCGGCTGGTTCTTCCTCATCCAACAGCACGACCCTAAGGGTTTTGCCAAATGGCTCATGCTGCACAACCGCGGCCGCCGCGAAGACTTCCGTCGCCCTGAAAACGGCTAG
- the wzm gene encoding galactan export ABC transporter permease subunit Wzm/RfbD produces the protein MEQDINSLAADIARMTSTPEGETVPPSHSMTFGAAFKDLVQGAKQRELWLMLGLQDIKQRYRRSVLGPFWITIATGVMALALGLLYSMLFQLPLADFLPHVTVGLIMWNFISGAIKEGSTIFIDNEGLIKQLPAPLSVHVYRLVWRQTLFLGHNLIIWLLLILIFPRTLGWEFFLVIPGMLLLIVNGVWVAMFFGIVATRFRDVAPLLEALTQLLFYVTPIVWTTKTLTDQGGAVADRARIAEINPLYHYLEIVRAPMIGEPVAAYHWWIVLGCTVVGLFLAMMAMRHWRFRVSYWV, from the coding sequence ATGGAGCAAGATATAAATTCACTTGCCGCAGATATCGCGCGCATGACGAGCACCCCAGAGGGAGAAACCGTACCGCCATCACATTCGATGACCTTCGGTGCGGCCTTCAAAGACTTAGTACAAGGTGCCAAGCAGCGCGAACTGTGGCTCATGCTGGGCTTACAGGACATCAAGCAGCGCTACCGCCGATCAGTTCTGGGCCCATTCTGGATCACCATCGCAACCGGTGTCATGGCCCTAGCCTTGGGTTTGCTGTACTCCATGCTGTTCCAGCTGCCCCTGGCGGACTTCCTTCCGCACGTGACAGTGGGCCTTATCATGTGGAACTTCATCTCCGGCGCTATTAAAGAAGGCTCCACCATCTTCATTGATAATGAAGGCCTGATTAAACAGCTGCCGGCACCACTGTCGGTGCACGTCTACCGCCTGGTGTGGCGGCAAACGTTATTTTTGGGTCATAACCTAATTATCTGGCTCCTGCTCATTCTTATCTTCCCGCGCACCTTGGGTTGGGAATTCTTCCTGGTCATCCCCGGCATGCTGCTGCTGATTGTCAACGGCGTGTGGGTGGCCATGTTCTTCGGCATTGTGGCAACCCGCTTCCGTGACGTTGCACCACTGCTGGAAGCGCTAACCCAGCTGCTGTTTTATGTCACGCCGATTGTGTGGACCACCAAGACACTGACTGACCAGGGCGGCGCGGTGGCTGACCGTGCGCGTATCGCGGAAATTAACCCGCTGTACCACTACCTGGAAATTGTTCGCGCGCCGATGATTGGTGAGCCCGTTGCCGCCTACCACTGGTGGATTGTGCTGGGCTGCACCGTTGTAGGCCTCTTCCTCGCCATGATGGCTATGCGCCACTGGCGTTTCCGCGTCAGCTACTGGGTTTAA
- a CDS encoding response regulator → MSISILLVDDEESVRELLPKYFRIDPELEVVTTTNNGRSARAWLEDNTCDIVLSDIHMPGMNGLELLSYIKELDSPPVFIAMTAFDTDETMMTALANGAAGYVIKGHPPRTIIQAIHNALRGGTSLSPQCVKRLVSHISWNQTREGKESTPMTSSEKSVIKLVRRGKSNREIAKTLHFSESYIKAVVSSLLEKSNCSSRAELIAWFS, encoded by the coding sequence ATGAGTATTTCCATCCTGCTCGTAGACGATGAAGAATCGGTTCGTGAATTACTTCCCAAGTACTTCCGAATTGACCCAGAATTAGAAGTAGTTACAACTACAAACAATGGACGTAGTGCGCGGGCGTGGCTAGAAGACAACACTTGCGACATTGTTCTTTCTGATATTCACATGCCTGGAATGAACGGGTTAGAGCTCTTGAGCTACATAAAAGAGCTCGATTCACCGCCAGTCTTTATCGCCATGACTGCGTTTGACACAGATGAGACAATGATGACGGCTTTGGCAAATGGCGCTGCTGGTTACGTTATTAAAGGACATCCACCAAGGACTATCATTCAAGCAATTCATAACGCATTAAGGGGCGGAACGAGCCTTTCACCTCAGTGCGTTAAAAGGCTTGTGTCTCACATTTCCTGGAACCAGACACGGGAAGGGAAAGAAAGCACCCCAATGACTTCGAGCGAGAAGTCCGTAATAAAATTGGTTCGCCGAGGAAAGAGTAATAGAGAAATCGCGAAAACATTGCACTTCTCAGAGTCTTATATTAAGGCGGTTGTGTCGTCGTTGCTGGAAAAGAGTAATTGTTCATCCAGAGCCGAGCTGATTGCGTGGTTTTCTTAA
- a CDS encoding IS1096 element passenger TnpR family protein, translated as MSGTGVFDLDSLRDRKNRERLKQTGPKNQAHKGGEIHDDADTTVQLRRESLTVILQVSNVRDDAEVHRHIGINDALTFAQLHDVLVTCFDLPPEESPWHFYRVDKSVENGAGKDADSTNEEQRTESRRIDPSHHVAEFLWREEEVVEFTWGLWDFSLTVADIYPRDSGTPQALCVGGSGSFPGSRFDLTAINAELTGQAVIDEVLTYLTPPARGIIERSRLFDFVPLLQALDLSRDVELSPEILQKLSTLPREVTTEGHDAFWSVVLGLACMGAQDLMDAVTVTTMEALGWIDDDGEELTADEIWGMCEASTGVLASVGAWGPDAAAPVDRLDILRAVLRGVG; from the coding sequence ATGTCAGGCACTGGAGTATTTGACCTCGACAGCCTTCGTGACCGTAAAAACAGGGAACGTTTAAAACAAACAGGCCCGAAAAACCAGGCTCACAAAGGCGGCGAGATCCACGATGACGCCGACACGACTGTCCAATTGCGCCGCGAGTCCCTCACGGTCATCCTGCAGGTATCCAATGTTCGGGATGACGCAGAGGTCCACCGCCACATCGGCATCAATGATGCGTTGACGTTCGCACAGCTTCACGATGTTTTGGTGACGTGCTTCGACCTGCCTCCGGAAGAATCCCCGTGGCACTTTTATCGCGTTGATAAGAGCGTTGAAAATGGCGCGGGTAAAGACGCCGACTCCACGAACGAGGAGCAAAGAACAGAATCCCGGAGGATTGATCCGAGCCATCATGTCGCGGAATTTCTGTGGCGTGAGGAGGAAGTGGTGGAATTCACCTGGGGATTGTGGGACTTCTCGCTCACAGTCGCAGATATCTACCCGCGTGATAGTGGTACCCCGCAGGCGCTGTGCGTCGGCGGCTCTGGTTCTTTCCCAGGCTCCCGGTTTGATCTCACCGCGATTAACGCGGAGCTCACCGGCCAGGCTGTCATTGATGAGGTTCTGACGTACCTGACTCCGCCGGCGCGCGGCATTATTGAACGCTCCCGCCTCTTTGACTTCGTGCCCCTGCTGCAGGCGCTCGATTTAAGCCGCGACGTGGAATTATCTCCGGAAATCTTGCAGAAGCTTTCCACTTTGCCGCGGGAAGTAACCACTGAAGGCCATGACGCTTTTTGGTCTGTGGTTCTAGGCCTTGCCTGCATGGGCGCGCAGGATCTGATGGATGCTGTCACCGTCACCACCATGGAAGCTTTGGGCTGGATTGATGATGACGGTGAGGAACTTACTGCCGATGAAATCTGGGGCATGTGTGAGGCATCGACAGGAGTCTTAGCGTCTGTTGGTGCCTGGGGACCCGACGCGGCAGCGCCTGTTGACCGTTTAGATATCCTCCGTGCGGTGTTGCGTGGGGTAGGCTAA
- the wzt gene encoding galactan export ABC transporter ATP-binding subunit Wzt/RfbE, translating into MVSIDTYNACVDFPIFDAKSRSLKKAMLSSAGGAIGKTDDNVVVVEALKDINLHLREGDRVGLVGHNGAGKSTLLRLLSGIYEPTRGSADVRGRVAPVFDLGVGMDPEVSGYDNIIIRGLFLGQTIKQMKAKMDEIAEFSELGDYLSMPLRTYSTGMRVRLALGVVTSIEPEILLLDEGIGAVDAAFMAKARVRLEELVKRSGILVFASHSNDFLAQLCNTALWIDKGEIRSSGEVADVVGEYEGPEVGNYVRDMRERFEREDSQ; encoded by the coding sequence ATGGTTTCTATCGATACTTATAACGCGTGTGTTGACTTTCCCATCTTTGATGCCAAGTCCCGCTCACTAAAGAAAGCCATGCTGTCCTCGGCCGGCGGCGCAATCGGCAAGACCGATGACAATGTGGTGGTGGTTGAAGCTCTCAAAGACATCAACCTTCACTTGCGTGAGGGCGACCGCGTCGGCCTCGTCGGCCACAACGGCGCCGGTAAGTCCACGCTGCTGCGCCTGCTTTCTGGCATTTATGAACCCACCCGCGGCTCAGCGGATGTCCGCGGCCGCGTCGCCCCTGTCTTCGACTTGGGCGTGGGCATGGACCCGGAAGTCTCCGGCTACGACAACATCATCATCCGCGGCCTGTTTCTTGGCCAAACCATCAAACAGATGAAAGCGAAGATGGATGAGATTGCTGAGTTCTCCGAACTCGGCGACTACTTGAGCATGCCGCTGCGCACCTATTCCACCGGTATGCGCGTGCGCCTTGCCCTTGGCGTGGTGACCTCCATTGAGCCAGAGATCTTGCTTCTCGATGAAGGCATCGGCGCCGTCGATGCCGCCTTCATGGCCAAAGCCCGCGTGCGCCTAGAAGAACTGGTGAAGCGCTCCGGCATCCTCGTCTTTGCCTCCCACTCCAACGACTTCCTGGCGCAGCTGTGCAACACCGCCTTGTGGATCGACAAAGGTGAAATCCGCTCTTCCGGCGAAGTTGCCGATGTCGTCGGCGAATACGAAGGCCCCGAAGTAGGCAACTACGTCCGCGACATGCGTGAGCGTTTTGAGCGCGAAGACTCACAATAA
- a CDS encoding nucleoside hydrolase — protein MNAETTSPAQKIILDCDPGHDDAIAMLLAHGNPNLELLAVTTVAGNQTLEKVTTNARALARVGNITGIPFAAGASRPLVGPQLIPDEIHGESGLDGPELPAPGVPLEDTHAVNLIAQVIQDNEPGSVVIVPTGSLTNIALFARMYPELVERVGGVTLMGGGHHTGNMTPAAEFNILADPDAAAIVFEESWPVTMIGLDVTHQVLAVPDRMEQLKAIGTDVAQFIAELVEFFGASYMKERNYPGPPMHDPLAVAAVADPSVVRTIRAPIYVETQGAHARGQTIVDFRRTWSNNDPSGLGLVDDPEATSPNTSVAVDVDTDKFWDLLFDALRRIGDTNFKS, from the coding sequence ATGAACGCAGAAACTACCTCACCTGCACAAAAGATAATTTTGGACTGCGACCCAGGACATGATGATGCGATCGCAATGCTGCTAGCTCACGGTAATCCGAACCTTGAGCTGCTCGCGGTCACCACCGTTGCAGGAAACCAGACCCTTGAAAAAGTCACCACCAATGCCCGCGCGCTAGCCCGCGTTGGCAACATCACCGGTATCCCATTCGCTGCTGGTGCTTCCCGCCCGCTGGTTGGGCCACAGCTCATCCCGGATGAAATCCACGGCGAGTCAGGCCTTGACGGCCCAGAGCTTCCAGCACCTGGCGTGCCGCTGGAAGACACCCACGCGGTTAATCTCATTGCCCAAGTCATTCAGGACAATGAACCTGGCTCTGTTGTCATTGTTCCAACTGGTTCATTAACCAACATCGCCCTGTTCGCGCGCATGTACCCAGAGCTAGTCGAGCGCGTTGGCGGTGTCACCTTGATGGGCGGCGGCCACCACACCGGCAACATGACTCCAGCTGCGGAGTTCAACATTCTTGCGGATCCTGATGCAGCAGCAATTGTGTTTGAAGAGTCTTGGCCAGTGACCATGATTGGTCTGGATGTCACCCACCAAGTACTCGCTGTCCCGGATCGAATGGAACAGCTCAAGGCAATCGGCACCGACGTTGCGCAGTTCATCGCAGAACTCGTTGAATTCTTCGGCGCTTCTTACATGAAAGAGCGCAACTACCCGGGCCCACCAATGCATGATCCACTCGCTGTGGCAGCGGTTGCAGATCCATCGGTAGTGCGCACCATCCGCGCTCCTATCTATGTGGAAACCCAAGGTGCACACGCGCGTGGGCAAACCATTGTTGATTTCCGTCGTACCTGGTCTAATAACGACCCGAGTGGGTTGGGCCTTGTTGATGACCCAGAAGCTACTTCGCCGAATACCTCCGTTGCCGTGGATGTGGATACCGATAAGTTCTGGGATCTCCTCTTTGACGCGCTGCGCCGCATTGGCGACACCAATTTCAAGTCCTAA
- a CDS encoding GNAT family N-acetyltransferase, with product MELARIWPPFGLEITAANGSQEITLRAMRDEDIAMLADATPAAIFGPAIPEHAFGWLFDADNNPARFRWSNRAQMTPAHWSLDLVVVHAGEVVGSVDMRANDFPGNKTVETGSWIYHRLQGQGLGTLVRRAIAEISFNHFGAERLTTAWANSNTASAAVSAKLGYQKTADITVDSLGPAKHTAPGVRAELLRENYQPDTTLTFTVKGVSPELKALLGI from the coding sequence ATGGAACTTGCGCGCATCTGGCCACCTTTTGGATTAGAAATCACAGCCGCTAACGGCAGCCAAGAAATCACCTTGCGCGCGATGCGGGATGAAGACATCGCAATGCTTGCCGATGCCACCCCTGCCGCCATCTTCGGCCCCGCCATCCCGGAGCATGCGTTTGGCTGGCTTTTCGATGCTGACAACAACCCCGCGCGATTTCGCTGGTCCAACCGCGCGCAGATGACACCCGCGCACTGGTCCTTGGACCTGGTTGTTGTCCACGCGGGTGAAGTAGTGGGCTCAGTGGATATGCGCGCTAATGATTTCCCCGGTAACAAAACCGTGGAAACTGGCTCCTGGATTTACCACCGGTTGCAAGGCCAGGGGCTTGGCACCTTGGTCCGCCGCGCCATTGCGGAGATTAGCTTCAACCACTTCGGGGCGGAGCGTTTGACCACCGCCTGGGCGAATTCCAACACGGCGTCCGCGGCTGTTAGCGCGAAGCTGGGATATCAAAAAACTGCCGATATCACCGTGGACAGCCTCGGCCCCGCCAAACACACCGCGCCCGGCGTGCGCGCGGAACTGCTCCGCGAAAACTACCAACCGGATACGACTCTCACCTTCACCGTCAAGGGGGTGAGTCCCGAACTGAAAGCGCTGCTGGGAATCTAG
- a CDS encoding GtrA family protein: protein MTSNGAERLAKSNSLKGQSTKFAITGGISAVIDVVLTWLFQIVLELLGNIGARSVGFFFGTLTAYLLNRRWTFRAEPSKRRFAMVALTYGITYVINIVIYRWAFPFFDHTLEWRSTYALIVAFIIAQGTATIINFFVQRWLIFRNAPKIREV, encoded by the coding sequence ATGACATCTAACGGTGCCGAGCGCCTGGCTAAATCAAATTCTCTCAAAGGCCAGTCCACCAAATTCGCCATCACCGGCGGCATCTCCGCCGTCATTGACGTGGTGCTGACCTGGCTGTTTCAGATTGTTCTGGAACTTCTGGGCAACATCGGCGCGCGTTCCGTCGGCTTCTTCTTCGGCACACTTACCGCGTATTTGCTCAACCGCCGCTGGACTTTCCGCGCCGAGCCATCCAAGCGCCGCTTCGCCATGGTGGCGCTAACATATGGCATCACTTATGTCATCAACATTGTGATTTACCGCTGGGCGTTTCCATTCTTCGACCACACTCTGGAATGGCGCTCCACTTACGCGCTGATTGTGGCATTTATTATCGCGCAGGGTACCGCCACCATCATTAACTTCTTTGTGCAGCGCTGGCTGATTTTCCGCAACGCCCCAAAAATTCGTGAAGTCTAG
- a CDS encoding GtrA family protein has protein sequence MTSSSNSLKTQLSRFVFVGIFTAILDYSVTMLLTYFGLHRSAAKAIGWVFGTIAAYLVNARWTFGAKVSGKTAVTVGLLYASTFAVQNVLYWLLESPLIALGFEGLTKNTIAFVIAQGVATVTNFVIQRVFVFKSK, from the coding sequence GTGACTTCATCGAGTAACTCTTTAAAGACCCAGCTGTCGCGGTTTGTGTTCGTGGGCATTTTCACCGCAATCCTGGACTATTCGGTCACCATGCTGCTGACCTATTTTGGCTTGCACCGCTCCGCGGCCAAAGCAATCGGCTGGGTCTTTGGCACCATCGCCGCATACCTTGTTAATGCGCGCTGGACTTTTGGTGCCAAGGTATCAGGCAAGACCGCTGTTACCGTCGGTCTTTTGTATGCCTCCACTTTTGCTGTGCAAAACGTGCTGTACTGGCTGCTGGAATCTCCACTCATCGCGCTTGGTTTTGAAGGTCTGACCAAGAACACCATCGCATTCGTTATTGCGCAGGGTGTTGCCACGGTGACTAACTTTGTCATCCAGCGTGTGTTCGTTTTTAAGTCTAAGTAG
- a CDS encoding NAD(P)H-quinone oxidoreductase, with translation MTDVMKAIVQTTEGDPSALELQEVPKPELQPGEVLVKIAAAGVNRADLTQAQGNYPPPKGGSEIIGLECAGEIADAGDTDRSVGEKVGALLVGGGYAEYVAVPEGQLLPIPEGFSFAETAAVIETACTVWSNIVMEVGLKEGETILIHGGGGGIGLMAIQIAKAIGAKVAVTAGSAEKLEVCKKYGADILINYKEQDFAEELKNQCNVILDIIGGPYLKKNMFALAEGGRMVTIGLQGGNKAEINMGIMMMKGISLHGTTLRRRPVDVKAEIVRQTVENVWPMLEEGRVKHHIHEVLPLADASKALGFLEASSHTGTLVLEP, from the coding sequence ATGACTGATGTGATGAAAGCAATCGTCCAAACCACCGAAGGTGACCCATCCGCGCTAGAACTCCAGGAAGTGCCCAAGCCTGAGCTGCAGCCCGGTGAGGTGCTGGTAAAAATCGCCGCAGCAGGTGTAAACCGCGCAGACCTCACCCAAGCACAAGGCAACTATCCACCACCAAAGGGCGGCTCAGAAATAATCGGCCTGGAATGCGCCGGTGAAATTGCTGATGCTGGCGATACCGACCGCAGCGTTGGTGAAAAAGTCGGCGCACTGTTAGTCGGCGGCGGCTACGCCGAGTACGTAGCAGTGCCAGAGGGTCAGCTTCTTCCTATCCCTGAAGGTTTCTCCTTCGCGGAAACCGCCGCGGTCATTGAAACTGCCTGCACCGTGTGGTCCAACATAGTGATGGAAGTGGGCCTCAAGGAAGGCGAAACCATCCTGATTCACGGCGGTGGCGGCGGAATTGGCCTGATGGCTATTCAGATTGCCAAGGCCATCGGCGCCAAGGTTGCGGTAACCGCAGGTTCTGCAGAAAAGCTCGAAGTCTGCAAGAAGTACGGCGCGGACATCCTCATTAATTACAAGGAGCAAGACTTCGCTGAAGAACTAAAGAATCAGTGCAACGTGATACTGGATATCATCGGCGGGCCTTACTTGAAGAAGAACATGTTCGCTCTTGCCGAAGGCGGCCGCATGGTCACCATCGGTCTGCAGGGTGGCAATAAGGCCGAGATCAACATGGGCATCATGATGATGAAGGGCATCTCCCTGCACGGCACCACCCTGCGCCGCCGCCCGGTTGATGTGAAGGCAGAGATTGTCCGCCAGACCGTTGAAAACGTGTGGCCAATGCTGGAAGAAGGCCGCGTCAAGCACCACATCCACGAAGTTCTGCCGCTAGCCGATGCCTCCAAGGCCCTCGGCTTCCTCGAAGCAAGCTCGCACACAGGAACCCTCGTCCTCGAGCCGTAG
- a CDS encoding aminotransferase class V-fold PLP-dependent enzyme has product MDVASVRGLYSGLSDGWTYLNAHDTPQIAERVSAGVARAFRMSPAVAAVETSSGSHSAPVTAGRLERTDFIATARMAVADLTDAHHDAVVLGPSLPVLYSRLAAHLGPLLRRNSTVVLQRLDSASLGTIDAEIRWAQPDLGTGELPGFQFNELIDGTTRFVSFTAAHSALGAVAPVKEITEIVRGASRAWSLVDVSALATYRAIDIEELGADIVGIDLAQLGGPEISALVFRDSTMFKRLNVQREDLESPISAGLAGGVGPLADHFARLGDPDDVLRGSRRTRLRNSMADVAQHMSQLSEELYTLMGTLPAVHILGVTGEAAAGARTDNRIPRLSFAVKNVPAKTVHQRLFSNGLVTTLTPRSELLTEMGVDDIGGAVTVSLSPFNTHQDIEHLIRVVASLA; this is encoded by the coding sequence GTGGATGTTGCTAGCGTGCGCGGCCTTTATTCAGGGCTGTCGGACGGTTGGACATACCTAAACGCGCACGATACACCACAGATTGCGGAACGAGTTTCTGCAGGAGTGGCGCGTGCTTTCCGCATGTCTCCAGCCGTTGCAGCGGTGGAAACATCAAGTGGTTCTCATTCCGCGCCGGTGACGGCGGGACGTTTGGAACGCACCGACTTTATCGCTACCGCGCGGATGGCTGTTGCCGATCTCACGGATGCGCATCATGATGCTGTGGTGCTGGGACCAAGTTTGCCGGTTTTGTATTCACGTCTTGCGGCGCATTTGGGGCCGTTGCTTCGTCGTAATTCGACGGTGGTGTTGCAGCGGCTTGATTCAGCGTCGTTGGGCACGATTGATGCAGAGATTCGGTGGGCACAGCCCGACCTTGGCACGGGTGAGTTGCCAGGTTTCCAGTTCAATGAACTTATCGATGGCACAACAAGGTTCGTTTCATTCACCGCCGCGCATTCGGCGTTGGGGGCGGTAGCACCGGTCAAGGAGATTACAGAGATCGTGCGCGGCGCATCACGCGCATGGTCGCTTGTCGATGTATCCGCGTTAGCCACCTACCGGGCCATCGACATTGAAGAGCTCGGCGCGGACATCGTGGGCATTGACTTGGCGCAGCTGGGCGGCCCGGAGATTTCTGCGTTGGTTTTTCGCGATTCCACGATGTTTAAGCGTCTCAACGTGCAGCGCGAGGACTTAGAATCACCAATCTCGGCGGGTCTTGCCGGTGGTGTTGGTCCGTTGGCGGATCATTTCGCGCGCTTGGGCGATCCGGATGATGTGCTGCGCGGCTCGCGCCGTACGCGTCTGCGCAATTCCATGGCTGATGTGGCACAGCACATGAGCCAGCTTTCCGAAGAGCTTTATACCCTGATGGGCACCCTTCCCGCCGTGCACATTCTAGGTGTCACGGGTGAGGCCGCAGCCGGTGCGCGTACCGATAACCGCATTCCGCGACTGTCTTTTGCCGTGAAGAACGTGCCGGCCAAGACCGTGCATCAGCGTTTGTTCAGCAACGGTTTGGTCACCACGCTGACCCCACGCAGTGAGCTGCTCACCGAGATGGGCGTGGATGACATCGGCGGCGCGGTCACCGTGTCACTGAGTCCGTTTAATACCCATCAAGATATTGAGCATCTCATCCGCGTAGTCGCGTCCCTCGCGTAG